The Candidatus Brocadiaceae bacterium genome has a segment encoding these proteins:
- a CDS encoding pyruvate ferredoxin oxidoreductase: MPVSEATNVLIVGVGGQGVLKAGQVLADALVACGHDVKQSEVHGMAQRGGSVVSEVRWGARVFSPLAPWGAADFIVVLDDVEGRRAAPRLRPGRGRLVSLPAGPESGLADRRCRNMAALGLLARYLSVPVEVWHDAIRRALPPVTHESNVAAFEAGRRHDPDGADHAASVG, from the coding sequence ATGCCCGTGAGCGAAGCCACCAACGTGCTGATCGTCGGAGTCGGCGGGCAGGGCGTGCTGAAGGCCGGCCAGGTGCTGGCCGATGCCCTCGTTGCCTGCGGGCACGACGTCAAGCAGAGCGAGGTGCACGGCATGGCGCAGCGGGGCGGCAGCGTGGTCAGCGAGGTGCGCTGGGGCGCGCGCGTCTTCAGCCCCCTGGCGCCGTGGGGCGCGGCCGACTTCATCGTGGTACTGGACGACGTGGAGGGCCGGCGCGCCGCCCCGAGGCTGCGCCCGGGGCGGGGGCGGCTCGTCTCCCTGCCGGCGGGCCCGGAGAGCGGCCTGGCCGACCGCAGGTGCCGCAACATGGCCGCTCTGGGGTTGCTGGCCCGATACCTGAGCGTGCCGGTCGAGGTCTGGCACGACGCGATCCGGCGCGCGCTGCCGCCGGTCACCCATGAGTCGAACGTCGCCGCCTTCGAGGCCG